In Crinalium epipsammum PCC 9333, the genomic window CACTGGACTAAAGTTGGATTGCGATCGCGTTTATTTCTTTCCCACTTGCTAGTGATGATCGTGGGAGTCGGTAGTTTAGTACTCATTGGTAAAGTCTCTTCTCCTCGATTCTTTGTCATACATCTCGAACAACTTGAAGGTAACGGATTTCGCTTACGCTATGCCCGTACTGAATTGGTGCAAAGATTTCAAACAGCTTGGAGTCAAAGCACTTTCTGGTCGGTAATTAGTGGCGCTACTGCGGCTGGTGTCTTGAGTTATTGGGTATCTACGCGCATCATGCAACCTCTAACCCAGATGGAGAAAATTACTCGAAAATTTGCGGAGGGCAAATTAGATGAGCGACTACCAAGCAGTGAAATTCCCGAAATTAATCGCTTGGGAATTAGTTTTAATCGCATGGCATCAAGTTTGGAAGGAGTGGAACAACGAAGACGCGAACTAATTACAGATTTAACTCATGAGTTAAGAACACCATTAACTGTTGTACGCGGTTATTTAGAAGAACTTGCTGACGGCAGCATTGAACCATCACCGGAAACCTACGATCTTTTAATTAAAGAAACAACTAGGTTACAGCGATTAGTCAACGATTTGCAAGTGCTTTCAAAAGCAGAGTCGGGATATTTGCCTATTAATCTACAAGCGATTAATTTACGCCCGTTGTTAGAGTCGTTGATACAAAAGTTTGGCGATCAGCTTTTGGAAGATAGTCCAGTTTTGAAATTAGAATGTCCATCTCAACTACCAGCAGTGTTAGCAGATGCTGACAGAGTAGAACAAGTACTGGTTAATTTGTTGGGAAATGCACTTGTTTATACAGAGAAAGGTTCGATTACTGTTTGCGCTTGGACAGAACC contains:
- a CDS encoding sensor histidine kinase produces the protein MHWTKVGLRSRLFLSHLLVMIVGVGSLVLIGKVSSPRFFVIHLEQLEGNGFRLRYARTELVQRFQTAWSQSTFWSVISGATAAGVLSYWVSTRIMQPLTQMEKITRKFAEGKLDERLPSSEIPEINRLGISFNRMASSLEGVEQRRRELITDLTHELRTPLTVVRGYLEELADGSIEPSPETYDLLIKETTRLQRLVNDLQVLSKAESGYLPINLQAINLRPLLESLIQKFGDQLLEDSPVLKLECPSQLPAVLADADRVEQVLVNLLGNALVYTEKGSITVCAWTEPGKLWIAVIDTGSGIAANDLVHVFDRFWRAERSPSRNSRGTGIGLAIARRLVELQGGKIQVESQLGLGTTFKFFLSLA